ACGTGAGTGATGTCGCCTGCCGAGGAGGGTCTTCCATCGACTACATTCAGCCGGCGACGGTTTCGTAGTTTGTGAAACGTGAATTTGTTGTGGTGCGCAAAAGACTCGTCTATAAATCCCTTTCCAGTGGCGCCAGAGTCAAGCATGGAATTAGTCTTTACCATACTTGCATTATTGTCTTCCGTCAGAGTGCATGGTAAGAGTAAATGAGCTTCGTTGGAGTCAAGGGAAGGGACTTGTAGGTCggtctttttctttcgtCTCCTGCGGCGACTTCCGCCGGAGACTACGCTTTTCCCTTATTCCATGGTGCGGTATCGCAATTGAGGGAGCGGTGTTTGTCCGAGTTGCACCAATGACAGAGCCCATGGGCAGTGCGGTAGGTTTTGCGTGCTGCTCTCTCTGCGTCATTTTGCGGTCTACGGCCAGAGGCAACATCTCCAGGTCCCCAGGCGATGGCGGTCAGATCCATGGGGTCTCCGCCGTTAGGGGTTGGTAACTGCGGTGTGCTGGTGGGTTGCAAACCCGCGGGTTGGTTAGCAGGGGAGTTGCTCGTACTCTTCTTGAAGTAATTGGCATTGACTTGACGACATTCGTTATCACAGGTGCGGACGAGATCCATAAATTGAGTGAGTTCAGTGGGCATGTCTTTACCCTTGGTGAGGGAGAGTCTCCAGGTAATGTTTTCGTGAAGGCCCCGTCGGAGATGGGCAATGAGGGCCGCGCTATCCCACCCGGTGAGCTTGGCGACGGCGTACCATTCAGGGAGGAACGTCGTGAGAGGTCTATGGCCTTGTTTCATGTCGAAAATCTTGCGTTGGGCCGTGGCTTTGGCATCAATGTCCCCAAAGGCTGATTGAAGCACTTCTTTTATGGCGTTGACGTTATCAAAGAGAACTACCCCATTTTTAATGTTGTAGCGGACTTGGTCATGAGCTTTACCTTTGAGGCATGAAACTACGTATCCCATACGTTGATGCTCTGAAGTCCACCAATCCTTGTTCATTTCGAGCTTTAAGTCGAGTTGTTGGAGGAAGTTCTGCAGGAGAGATGGGTCTTCGCCAGTGAAGGCTTCAGGATCGGGGTGTTCGGGTGTGCGTTGTGAAATCCCTCTTGATTGGATGATTTTTAGGTATGCTTCATTTTCTGCCATCAGGCGGGTGATTGTTGCGTCTCCATCGCTCCTAGTAATTAACGTATTTTCCAGGCGAGTTTGGAGGTCTTCTACTTCTGCTATCGTTGTTGTGGCCGAGGCGCGTAGGGACTCGATTAATCCTTGCATGCTATAGGCGGCGTTGCACACGAGGAAGACTTCCTTCATGAGACcggttgggttggttgcAAAGGCATTTCGGAATGTCTCCTCGGTGTTACTAGCGCTAAGCAGGGGGCAGGGAGGTACTCGATCGATTGGCGTCGGTGAAGTGCCGTTCATGGTCATTATTGATTGGGCGCGGCGAGAGTGGCGTCGTTATGGTGTTAGTGAAGTTAATAGGTTCGTTAGGTTCCGTTGGTTGGTTTGATTGGTTTGGTTGATTTCGTTTGGTTTGTTGATTTCCTTTCGTCAATTTGAGCTcgtttggtttggttcgtTGGTTTGGTTGGGAAAGGGGTGAAAAAGGGGTTGAAAACTCTGTTTTCCGTGGGCGAGGCTGAAGGTTATGACGGAGTTGGCGATGTTCACGTCAAAGACGGTGATCTACCATGTTGTAGTGCAGGTGAACAATATGTGACGGTACAAGCCAGGTCAAAGTAGAGCAGCATTATAAAGAGTGCGGTTCGGCTGCAGCGTTGGAGTAGCACCACCATGGCGCACTGCACTGGAATAACACGAGTTGTGGCACGCC
This DNA window, taken from Pochonia chlamydosporia 170 chromosome Unknown PCv3seq00018, whole genome shotgun sequence, encodes the following:
- a CDS encoding reverse transcriptase (similar to Metarhizium robertsii ARSEF 23 XP_011411747.1), with the translated sequence MTMNGTSPTPIDRVPPCPLLSASNTEETFRNAFATNPTGLMKEVFLVCNAAYSMQGLIESLRASATTTIAEVEDLQTRLENTLITRSDGDATITRLMAENEAYLKIIQSRGISQRTPEHPDPEAFTGEDPSLLQNFLQQLDLKLEMNKDWWTSEHQRMGYVVSCLKGKAHDQVRYNIKNGVVLFDNVNAIKEVLQSAFGDIDAKATAQRKIFDMKQGHRPLTTFLPEWYAVAKLTGWDSAALIAHLRRGLHENITWRLSLTKGKDMPTELTQFMDLVRTCDNECRQVNANYFKKSTSNSPANQPAGLQPTSTPQLPTPNGGDPMDLTAIAWGPGDVASGRRPQNDAERAARKTYRTAHGLCHWCNSDKHRSLNCDTAPWNKGKA